The Henckelia pumila isolate YLH828 chromosome 2, ASM3356847v2, whole genome shotgun sequence genome includes a window with the following:
- the LOC140880735 gene encoding folate transporter 1, chloroplastic isoform X1, protein MAADWQWENAAAGAAAGLATVSFSHPLDVIRTRFQVNDGRSLNLPTYKNTPHALFTIARTEGFRGLYAGFYPAVLGSTVSWALYFYFYSKAKQRYLRSRDVLSPGFHLASAAEAGGLVCFCTNPIWLVKTRLQLQTPLQARPYSGFHDALRTILKEEGWRALYRGLMPGLFLQVTHGAIQFTAYEELRKVVINIRTEEGGDNFNAADDHLLDSFDYAVLGASSKLSAILLTYPFQVIRSRLQQRPSIEGIPRYMDSWHVVKETARFEGLRGFYKGITANVLKNAPAASITFIVYENVLNMLKLRKES, encoded by the exons ATGGCTGCAGACTGGCAGTGGGAGAATGCCGCCGCTGGCGCTGCTGCAGGCCTTGCCACTGTTTCCTTCTCTCACCCACTCGACGTTATACGCACCCGCTTTCAAG TGAACGACGGGCGATCATTGAACCTCCCTACCTACAAAAACACTCCTCATGCACTCTTCACTATTGCTCGTACCGAG GGTTTTAGAGGACTATATGCTGGTTTCTACCCTGCTGTTCTTGGATCTACTGTTTCTTGGGCTTTATATTTCTACTT CTACAGCAAGGCCAAGCAACGATATTTGAGAAGCCGGGATGTGCTCAGCCCAGGTTTTCATCTTGCATCAGCTGCTGAAGCAGGAGGTTTG GTCTGTTTCTGCACCAATCCAATTTGGCTGGTGAAAACAAGGTTGCAGCTTCAGACTCCTCTGCAAGCTCGTCCATATTCTGGTTTTCATG ATGCTTTAAGAACCATACTAAAAGAAGAGGGGTGGAGGGCTCTGTACAGAGGACTCATGCCTGGTCTTTTTCTG CAGGTTACACATGGTGCTATTCAATTTACTGCATATGAGGAACTTCGCAAAGTTGTTATCAATATTAGGACTGAAGAAGGTGGAGATAATTTTAATGCTGCTGATGATCATCTATTG GATTCATTCGACTATGCAGTATTAGGGGCATCATCAAAATTGAGTGCCATTCTTTTGACATATCCATTTCAG GTTATCCGCTCTAGATTGCAG CAACGCCCAAGCATTGAAGGGATTCCAAGATATATGGATAGCTGGCACGTAGTGAAGGAAACTGCACG ATTCGAGGGTCTACGAGGTTTTTACAAAGGTATCACTGCAAACGTGCTGAAGAATGCTCCTGCTGCTTCGATAACTTTTATCGTGTATGAGAATGTGCTAAATATGCTCAAACTGAGGAAGGAATcatga
- the LOC140880735 gene encoding folate transporter 1, chloroplastic isoform X2 — translation MAADWQWENAAAGAAAGLATVSFSHPLDVIRTRFQVNDGRSLNLPTYKNTPHALFTIARTEGFRGLYAGFYPAVLGSTVSWALYFYFYSKAKQRYLRSRDVLSPGFHLASAAEAGGLVCFCTNPIWLVKTRLQLQTPLQARPYSGFHDALRTILKEEGWRALYRGLMPGLFLVTHGAIQFTAYEELRKVVINIRTEEGGDNFNAADDHLLDSFDYAVLGASSKLSAILLTYPFQVIRSRLQQRPSIEGIPRYMDSWHVVKETARFEGLRGFYKGITANVLKNAPAASITFIVYENVLNMLKLRKES, via the exons ATGGCTGCAGACTGGCAGTGGGAGAATGCCGCCGCTGGCGCTGCTGCAGGCCTTGCCACTGTTTCCTTCTCTCACCCACTCGACGTTATACGCACCCGCTTTCAAG TGAACGACGGGCGATCATTGAACCTCCCTACCTACAAAAACACTCCTCATGCACTCTTCACTATTGCTCGTACCGAG GGTTTTAGAGGACTATATGCTGGTTTCTACCCTGCTGTTCTTGGATCTACTGTTTCTTGGGCTTTATATTTCTACTT CTACAGCAAGGCCAAGCAACGATATTTGAGAAGCCGGGATGTGCTCAGCCCAGGTTTTCATCTTGCATCAGCTGCTGAAGCAGGAGGTTTG GTCTGTTTCTGCACCAATCCAATTTGGCTGGTGAAAACAAGGTTGCAGCTTCAGACTCCTCTGCAAGCTCGTCCATATTCTGGTTTTCATG ATGCTTTAAGAACCATACTAAAAGAAGAGGGGTGGAGGGCTCTGTACAGAGGACTCATGCCTGGTCTTTTTCTG GTTACACATGGTGCTATTCAATTTACTGCATATGAGGAACTTCGCAAAGTTGTTATCAATATTAGGACTGAAGAAGGTGGAGATAATTTTAATGCTGCTGATGATCATCTATTG GATTCATTCGACTATGCAGTATTAGGGGCATCATCAAAATTGAGTGCCATTCTTTTGACATATCCATTTCAG GTTATCCGCTCTAGATTGCAG CAACGCCCAAGCATTGAAGGGATTCCAAGATATATGGATAGCTGGCACGTAGTGAAGGAAACTGCACG ATTCGAGGGTCTACGAGGTTTTTACAAAGGTATCACTGCAAACGTGCTGAAGAATGCTCCTGCTGCTTCGATAACTTTTATCGTGTATGAGAATGTGCTAAATATGCTCAAACTGAGGAAGGAATcatga
- the LOC140881266 gene encoding ribosomal RNA small subunit methyltransferase, mitochondrial → MLLISKIFISNSRFHLFRRWLRAKPSYPKIKLKKDGGERDNGHVVQLLKSRGQHLLTNSRVLDAIVATSNINPEDTVLEIGPGTGNLTLKLLQVAKKVVAIEIDKRMVDILGQRAAQSGLHDRLNLICGDALKTEFPEFNLVVANIPYGISSPLLAKLVFRSNTNPFRSATLLLQKEFARRLLANHGDSEFNRLAVNMKLLADVEFVMDVSKRDFVPCPKVDSSVVKIYPKTDIPNVDLNEWWAFTRTCFGKKNKTLGAIFKQKKKLIELMNLSRAVGLKRENNRMHTEGDSNLSSSTSASLFKEKIISILESGGFLDKRPSKLCNDEFLRLLRLLNGAGIYFHDQGKQNGSCDSAFLASDDDLL, encoded by the exons ATGTTGTTGATCTCCAAAATCTTTATCAGCAACTCAAGATTTCATTTATTCCGGCGATGGCTTAGGGCCAAACCCAGTTATCCAAAGATCAAACTCAAGAAAGATGGAGGAGAAAGGGATAATGGGCATGTAGTGCAATTGCTCAAGAGCAGGGGCCAGCATCTTCTCACCAACTCCCGAGTTCTTGATGCCATTGTAGCGACATCCAACATAAACCCCGAAGATACTGTTTTGGAAATCGGTCCCGGTACTGGAAATCTCACCCTCAAGCTCCTTCAGGTGGCCAAAAAAGTTGTCGCCATCGAAATCGACAAGCGTATGGTCGACATTCTTGGCCAACGCGCCGCTCAGTCTGGGCTCCATGATCGCCTGAAT TTGATCTGTGGTGATGCTTTGAAGACTGAGTTTCCAGAATTCAATCTCGTCGTGGCTAATATTCCATACGGCATATCTTCGCCTCTGTTGGCTAAATTAGTGTTCAGGTCAAACACAAATCCGTTTAGAAGTGCTACGCTGCTACTTCAGAAAGAGTTTGCCAGGAGACTGCTAGCAAATCATGGCGACTCGGAGTTCAACAGATTAGCTGTGAACATGAAGTTACTGGCTGATGTAGAATTTGTAATGGATGTGAGCAAAAGGGACTTTGTTCCATGCCCAAAAGTTGATTCTTCTGTGGTTAAAATCTATCCAAAGACTGATATCCCAAATGTGGACCTCAACGAATGGTGGGCATTTACAAGAACTTGTTTTGGCAAGAAAAACAAAACTTTAGGTGCCATTTTTAAGCAAAAGAAGAAGTTGATTGAGCTGATGAACTTGTCGAGGGCTGTTGGGCTGAAACGAGAGAATAACCGGATGCACACCGAAGGAGACTCGAATTTGAGTTCGAGCACTAGCGCGAGCTTGTTTAAAGAGAAAATCATCAGTATTTTAGAATCAGGCGGGTTTTTGGACAAGAGGCCTTCAAAACTATGTAATGATGAATTTCTGAGGTTGCTGCGTCTTTTGAATGGAGCTGGGATATATTTTCACGATCAAGGGAAGCAAAATGGTTCGTGTGATTCGGCCTTTCTTGCTTCTGATGATGATCTGCTGTAA
- the LOC140879959 gene encoding toMV susceptible protein tm-1(GCR26) has product MEVLCIGTADTKLEELQFLSQSVRSHLQLFTSDSNFKVTVTVVDVSTSLKDVKTCEDFKFVSRNDVLSCCAAEREESSNLLPDDRGEAIAIMNKALEAFLSKVQSDGILAGVIGLGGSGGTSLISSGFRSLPIGTPKVIVSTVASGHTEPYVGTSDLVLFPSVVDVCGVNSVSRLVLSNATAAFAGMVIGRLKLSKESTSNNEKPTLGITMFGVTTPCVNAVKDRLAQEGFEALVFHATGVGGRAMEDLVKAGLIQGVLDITTTEVADYIVGGNMACDSSRFDAIIDKKIPLVLSVGALDMVNFGPRATIPSDFQQRKVYEHNEQVTLMRTTIDESMKFATFIAEKLNKSSSKVRVCLPKMGVSALDAPGKSFYDPEATGALIQEIQRIIETNEDRQVKVFPYHINDLEFSNALVDSFLEICTNFKSVSSQAIDEPLKGTQDKTSAAEISSQSNGSISHSLRSFPNAKPETIQKTQIILQRLKAQISAGKPIIGAGAGTGISAKFEEVGGVDLIVLYNSGRFRMAGRGSLAGLLPFADANAVVLDMANEVLPVVKEVPVLAGVCATDPFRRMDFFLKQLESIGFPGVQNFPTVGLFDGNFRQNLEETGMGYSLEVEMIAKAHEMGLLTTPYAFNQDEAISMAKAGADIIVAHMGLTTSGHIGAKTAVSIEESVILVQAIADAAHRINPSAIVLCHGGPISGPKEAEYVLKRTNGVHGFYGASSLERLPVEEAITATVQQYKSISIT; this is encoded by the exons ATGGAGGTGTTGTGCATTGGAACCGCCGACACGAAGCTAGAAGAACTACAATTCCTCTCTCAGTCCGTTCGATCTCATCTCCAATTATTTACCTCTGATTCTAACTTCAAG GTGACGGTGACTGTAGTTGATGTGTCCACCAGTTTAAAAGATGTTAAAACCTGTGAGGATTTCAAGTTTGTGTCGAGAAATGATGTCCTCTCCTGCTGTGCGGCAGAAAGGGAAGAGTCCAGTAACCTGCTCCCAGATGATAGAGGTGAAGCTATTGCTATCATGAACAAAGCTCTTGAGGCTTTCCTCAGCAAAGTTCAAAGTGATGGTATTCTTGCTGGAGTTATTGGTCTTGGTGGTAGTGGAGGGACATCTTTAATATCTTCGGGTTTTCGGTCCCTTCCCATTGGAACCCCAAAGGTGATTGTATCAACTGTGGCCAGTGGCCATACCGAACCATATGTCGGAACATCGGATTTGGTGTTATTTCCATCAGTCGTGGATGTTTGTGGCGTTAATAGCGTGAGTAGATTGGTGCTATCTAATGCCACTGCTGCTTTTGCTGGAATGGTGATCGGACGGCTAAAACTTTCCAAAGAATCGACCTCTAATAATGAGAAGCCTACATTGGGTATAACGATGTTTGGGGTTACAACTCCTTGTGTTAATGCTGTCAAAGATAGATTAGCTCAAGAAGGATTCGAAGCCTTAGTTTTTCATGCTACTGGAGTAGGAGGAAGGGCTATGGAAGATCTTGTCAAAGCTGGACTTATACAA GGTGTTTTGGATATCACAACTACTGAGGTAGCTGATTACATTGTAGGAGGAAACATGGCATGTGACAGTTCACGTTTCGATGCCATAATAGATAAGAAGATACCCTTGGTTCTAAGTGTTGGTGCGTTAGATATGGTGAACTTTGGACCCAGAGCCACTATACCTTCAGATTTTCAACAGAGAAAGGTTTACGAACACAATGAACAG GTTACGCTAATGCGAACTACGATTGATGAGAGTATGAAATTTGCAACGTTCATAGCAGAGAAGTTAAACAAGTCATCATCAAAGGTTCGTGTCTGCTTGCCAAAGATGGGAGTTTCTGCCTTAGATGCACCAGGCAAATCATTCTATGATCCAGAGGCTACTGGTGCTCTCATACAGGAAATACAGAGGATAATTGAAACAAATGAAGATCGCCAG GTTAAAGTTTTTCCCTATCATATTAATGATTTGGAGTTCTCAAATGCGTTAGTGGATTCATTCTTGGAGATCTGTACAAATTTTAAGAGTGTCAGTAGTCAAGCAATTGATGAACCTTTGAAAGGCACTCAAGATAAAACTTCTGCTGCCGAGATAAGTTCCCAGAGCAATGGATCAATATCTCACAGCCTTAGAAGCTTTCCCAATGCCAAACCAG AAACGATACAAAAGACACAGATTATACTGCAGAGATTGAAAGCTCAAATAAGTGCGGGAAAACCCATCATTGGTGCTGGTGCAGGGACAGGCATATCTGCTAAATTTGAAGAAGTTGGTGGGGTGGATCTGATTGTGCTCTACAATTCAGGGCGTTTTAGGATGGCTGGAAGGGGGTCCTTAGCCGGTCTTTTGCCATTTGCTGATGCAAATGCGGTAGTACTTGACATGGCAAATGAGGTGTTGCCT GTGGTGAAAGAAGTACCCGTTCTGGCTGGAGTCTGCGCAACCGACCCATTTCGGAGGATGGATTTCTTCCTGAagcaattagagtccattggttTCCCAGGGGTACAGAACTTTCCAACTGTGGGACTATTTGATGGtaattttagacaaaatttAGAAGAGACTGGAATGGGATATAG TTTGGAGGTTGAGATGATTGCAAAAGCTCACGAAATGGGACTGTTAACTACCCCATATGCTTTCAACCAAGATGAAGCCATTTCTATGGCAAAAGCTGGTGCTGACATAATAGTGGCTCACATGGGACTCACAACATCTGGTCATATTGGTGCAAAAACGGCTGTCTCAATCGAGGAAAGTGTGATCCTAGTGCAAGCAATTGCTGATGCTGCTCATCGGATCAACCCTTCGGCCATTGTGCTTTGCCATGGAG GtcccatatctggtcccaaagaAGCAGAATATGTATTGAAGCGAACAAATGGAGTACATGGATTCTATGGTGCATCAAGTTTGGAGAGGCTGCCAGTTGAAGAAGCCATCACCGCTACAGTTCAGCAGTACAAATCAATTTCTATTACTTGA
- the LOC140881970 gene encoding AAA-ATPase At2g18193-like: MYSAAEMQSMATNIFSAYASIAASMMLFRSVVYDLIPEPVKSAVFSALAHFFKHYLGRFFNPLPAQTITMVVDEQCGIARNQIYDAAEVYLRTVDNPDSERFKVNKSSKQKSISISMEKNQEVVDHFKGFKLKWQFILVEPEKQSNNFQPEKRFFELTFDKSHKDDVLNEYLPHVMAKAKEIKDNERAVKLYTRDCPYDYEDDDGGNGGGYWGCIDLDHPATFDKLAMDPCLKKSIIEDLDRFVRRRDYYKKVGKAWKRGYLLYGPPGTGKSSLIAAMANYLKFDVYDMELASLYSNSDLRRILLSTTNRSIIVIEDIDCSVQMHDRGAEPEVDESSNTKLTLSGLLNFIDGLWSTCGDERIVIFTTNHKEKLDPALLRPGRMDMHIHMGYCTPEGFDVLALNYLGVKDQTKEPCQEIRSFIQEVEISPAEIAEHLMRNEDVDLALQGVLDLLKKKKDDKTLVPVDEKTCDIGEAKEVVESNGVIDKEQKIKFAKVLKKLTRRRSNRGNKIKQL; the protein is encoded by the exons atgtattctGCCGCGGAGATGCAATCAATGGCTACCAATATTTTCTCAGCTTATGCATCAATTGCAGCGTCGATGATGCTGTTTCGATCAGTCGTATATGATTTGATTCCCGAGCCTGTAAAATCGGCCGTCTTTTCGGCACTCGCCCATTTCTTCAAACATTACTTGGGAAGATTTTTCAATCCACTTCCCGCCCAGACCATAACAATGGTGGTGGACGAACAATGTGGCATCGCTCGCAACCAAATATACGACGCCGCTGAGGTCTATCTCCGCACGGTAGACAATCCCGACTCCGAAAGATTCAAAGTCAACAAAAGTTCCAAACAGAAGAGCATCAGTATTAGCATGGAGAAGAATCAGGAAGTGGTTGATCACTTCAAAGGTTTTAAACTCAAATGGCAGTTTATTTTGGTTGAACCCGAGAAGCAGAGCAACAATTTCCAGCCGGAGAAGAGATTTTTCGAGTTGACATTCGACAAGTCGCATAAAGACGATGTGCTCAATGAGTACTTGCCTCATGTTATGGCCAAAGCAAAAGAAATCAAAGATAACGAGAGGGCAGTGAAGTTGTACACCAGGGACTGTCCCTATGATTACGAAGATGACGATGGTGGCAATGGAGGCGGGTATTGGGGCTGCATCGATTTGGATCATCCAGCCACCTTCGATAAATTGGCCATGGACCCGTGTTTGAAAAAATCCATCATTGAAGATTTAGACAGGTTTGTGAGGAGAAGAGATTATTACAAGAAAGTAGGCAAGGCCTGGAAGAGAGGCTATCTCCTCTATGGCCCTCCCGGGACAGGAAAATCGAGCTTGATAGCTGCCATGGCCAACTATCTGAAATTTGATGTGTATGATATGGAACTTGCCAGTCTATATTCAAATTCTGATTTGAGGAGGATCTTGCTGTCCACCACAAACAGATCGATTATTGTAATCGAGGATATTGATTGCAGTGTGCAAATGCATGACAGGGGTGCTGAACCCGAGGTCGATGAGTCCTCTAACACAAAG TTGACATTATCTGGACTACTGAACTTCATAGATGGGTTGTGGTCAACTTGTGGGGATGAAAGAATTGTTATTTTCACAACGAATCATAAAGAGAAACTGGATCCTGCCCTGTTGCGCCCTGGTCGAATGGATATGCACATTCATATGGGGTATTGCACACCTGAGGGATTTGATGTTTTGGCCTTAAATTACTTGGGAGTGAAAGATCAAACGAAGGAGCCATGTCAAGAGATTAGAAGCTTCATCCAGGAAGTAGAGATCAGCCCTGCTGAAATTGCAGAACACTTAATGAGAAACGAGGATGTTGATCTCGCACTTCAGGGGGTTCTTGATTTGCTCAAGAAAAAGAAGGACGATAAAACTTTGGTACCTGTAGATGAAAAAACATGTGATATTGGAGAAGCAAAAGAAGTCGTTGAAAGTAATGGAGTGATTGACAAGGAACAGAAGATCAAGTTTGctaaagttttgaaaaaattaaCGAGAAGGCGATCAAATAGAGGCAACAAGATCAAGCAATTGTGA
- the LOC140880554 gene encoding AAA-ATPase At2g18193-like, translating to MFSAAEMQSMATNIFSAYASIAASMMLFRSVAFDLIPESVKSAVFSALAHFFKHYLGRFFNPLPTQITMVVDEQSGITRNQIYDAAELYLRTIENPDSERFKVNKCPKQKSISVSLEKNQEVVDHFKGIKLKWQFVLVEPENQNNNFQSEKRFFELTFDKSHKDDVLNEYLPQVMAKAKEIKDNERAVKLYNRDCPHGYDDDDGGNAYWGCVNLDHPVTFDKLAMDPCLKKCVIEDLDRFVRRRDYYKKVGKAWKRGYLLYGPPGTGKSSLIAAMANYLKFDVYDVELTSLYSNSELRTILLSTTNRSIIVIEDIDCSVKMHDRGAESEGDDNESSNTKLTLSGLLNFIDGLWSTCGDERIVIFTTNHKEKLDPALLRPGRMDMHIHMGYCTPDGFDVLALNYLGITDQTKAPCQEIRSLIQEVDITPAEIAEHLMRSEDVDLALRGVLDLLKRKKDEKALVPVDEKKCDGDTGEAKEMIESDGIEAHKDQKMKFAKILKSLTRRRSNRCNKITQG from the exons atgttTTCTGCCGCGGAAATGCAATCAATGGCCACCAATATTTTCTCAGCTTACGCATCAATTGCAGCGTCGATGATGCTGTTTCGATCGGTCGCCTTTGATCTGATTCCCGAATCCGTAAAATCAGCTGTCTTTTCGGCGCTCGCCCATTTCTTCAAACATTACCTGGGAAGATTTTTCAATCCACTTCCCACCCAGATAACGATGGTGGTGGACGAACAGAGTGGCATCACTCGCAACCAAATCTACGACGCCGCCGAGTTGTATCTCCGCACAATAGAAAATCCTGACTCCGAAAGATTTAAAGTCAACAAATGTCCCAAACAGAAGAGCATCAGTGTTAGTCTGGAGAAGAATCAGGAAGTCGTCGATCATTTCAAAGGTATTAAACTCAAATGGCAGTTTGTTCTGGTCGAACCCGAGAaccagaacaacaatttccagtCGGAGAAGAGATTTTTCGAGTTAACATTCGACAAGTCGCATAAAGACGACGTACTCAATGAGTACTTGCCTCAAGTTATGGCCAAAGCAAAAGAAATCAAAGATAACGAGAGGGCGGTGAAGTTGTACAACAGGGACTGTCCCCATGGTTACGACGATGATGATGGTGGCAATGCGTATTGGGGCTGCGTCAATTTGGATCATCCAGTCACCTTCGACAAATTGGCGATGGACCCGTGTTTGAAAAAATGCGTCATCGAAGATTTAGACAGGTTTGTGCGGAGAAGAGATTATTACAAGAAAGTAGGCAAGGCCTGGAAGAGAGGCTATCTCCTCTATGGCCCTCCTGGCACGGGAAAATCGAGCTTGATTGCTGCCATGGCCAACTATCTGAAATTTGATGTGTATGATGTGGAACTTACCAGTCTATATTCCAATTCAGAATTGAGGACAATCTTGTTGTCCACAACAAACAGGTCGATTATAGTAATCGAGGATATTGATTGCAGCGTGAAAATGCATGACAGGGGTGCCGAATCCGAGGGAGATGACAATGAGTCCTCTAACACAAAG TTGACATTATCTGGACTACTGAACTTCATAGATGGATTGTGGTCAACTTGTGGGGATGAAAGAATTGTTATTTTCACAACGAACCATAAGGAGAAGCTGGATCCTGCCCTGTTGCGCCCTGGTCGAATGGATATGCACATTCATATGGGGTATTGCACACCTGACGGATTCGATGTTTTGGCCTTGAACTACTTGGGAATCACAGATCAGACGAAGGCGCCGTGTCAAGAGATTAGAAGCTTGATTCAGGAAGTAGATATCACCCCTGCTGAAATTGCAGAACACTTGATGAGAAGCGAGGATGTTGATCTTGCACTCCGGGGGGTTCTTGATTTGCTCAAGAGGAAGAAGGACGAAAAAGCTTTGGTACCTGTTGATGAAAAGAAATGTGATGGTGATACTGGAGAAGCCAAAGAGATGATTGAAAGTGATGGTATCGAAGCTCACAAGGATCAGAAGATGAAGTTTGCAAAAATCTTGAAAAGTTTAACAAGAAGGCGATCGAACAGATGTAACAAAATCACGCAAGGGTGA
- the LOC140883372 gene encoding pentatricopeptide repeat-containing protein At5g44230-like, with protein MVSVSPTLKLFPPSIRAAIAIPKPAIFQEDHLPFIPFSKLQEIRLLESQLIATLDNSTSLGQIKQNHAYIIRKGLNQSSYIIAKLIRMLSKVNEPVRSYGVSVFSQVKFPNAFLYTALIRGFTVDGLFKESVLVYNSMRRDGIKPVSFTFSALLKACGSEANLHFGRQLHGESVKLGGFDQLDLFVGNGLIDMYVKCSWLDYGRKIFDEMPERDLIAWTSLIVAYAKNGDIHSASELFLGLPVKDMVAWTAMVTGLVQNGKPREAMEYFERMQNAGVETDEVTLVGVINACAQLGMLKYGNWIREVTERSGFDPSNNVLLGSAFIDMYSKCGSVDDAYVIFMSMNNLNVYSYSSMIVGLASHGRANSAIELFKEMVKTNVKPNTVTFIGVLAACSHAGLVEQGKSYFEMMEKSYGVKPSVDHYNCMVDLFSRTGRLDEALELIRSMTMEPSAGIWGALLGGCRMYANPHIAEVAARYLFKMEPDNIGNYILLAQVYAKSERWKDVLEVRKLIRKKGFKKYPAFSQVEGEKGVVHEFCAGEMTHPRSKEIKETLQDIINRLKLIGYVPNCSSVLYDLGEDEKKQILMHHSEKLAFAYGLITIDDGCAIRIVKNLRICEDCHSFMCGASQITRREIIVRDNMRFHHFHDGKCSCSNFW; from the coding sequence ATGGTTTCTGTTTCACCCACTCTGAAGCTCTTTCCCCCTTCGATCAGAGCCGCCATTGCCATCCCCAAGCCCGCCATTTTTCAGGAAGATCATCTTCCGTTCATCCccttctcgaagcttcaagaaATCAGACTGTTAGAATCTCAGCTCATCGCCACCCTCGACAATTCGACGAGCCTCGGGCAAATCAAGCAGAACCATGCCTACATAATACGCAAAGGCCTCAACCAGAGTTCTTACATTATCGCGAAGCTCATCCGCATGCTCTCGAAAGTGAATGAGCCCGTGCGATCTTACGGAGTTTCCGTGTTCTCCCAGGTGAAATTCCCCAATGCTTTTCTTTACACGGCTTTGATTCGGGGTTTTACGGTTGACGGGTTGTTTAAAGAATCGGTTTTGGTTTATAATTCCATGAGGAGGGATGGGATTAAGCCCGTCTCTTTCACATTCAGTGCCTTATTGAAGGCATGTGGGAGTGAAGCTAATTTACATTTTGGTCGGCAGCTTCACGGGGAGAGCGTGAAGTTAGGTGGTTTTGATCAGTTAGATTTGTTCGTTGGAAATGGTTTGATCGATATGTACGTCAAATGTAGCTGGTTGGATTATGGGAGGAAGATATTCGATGAAATGCCTGAGCGGGATTTGATCGCTTGGACTTCCCTCATCGTTGCTTATGCAAAGAATGGAGATATCCATTCGGCTAGTGAGCTATTTCTTGGGTTGCCGGTGAAAGATATGGTGGCATGGACTGCCATGGTCACAGGTCTTGTACAGAACGGGAAACCGAGAGAAGCAAtggaatattttgaaagaatgCAGAATGCAGGCGTGGAGACTGATGAGGTGACATTGGTAGGTGTTATCAACGCTTGTGCACAGTTAGGCATGCTGAAGTATGGTAATTGGATCAGAGAAGTGACTGAGAGATCTGGCTTTGACCCCTCCAACAATGTGTTACTGGGTTCGGCATTCATTGATATGTACTCAAAGTGCGGGTCTGTTGATGATGCATATGTGATTTTCATGAGTATGAATAATTTGAATGTTTATTCATATAGTTCGATGATTGTCGGTCTTGCAAGTCATGGGCGCGCAAATTCTGCAATAGAGTTGTTCAAGGAGATGGTGAAAACCAATGTTAAGCCTAACACCGTGACTTTTATCGGGGTTCTAGCTGCGTGTAGTCATGCGGGATTGGTAGAGCAAGGTAAAAGTTACTTTGAAATGATGGAGAAATCTTATGGTGTAAAACCATCTGTGGACCACTATAATTGCATGGTGGATCTTTTCAGCAGGACTGGGCGACTTGATGAAGCGCTTGAGCTTATTAGAAGCATGACAATGGAGCCTAGTGCTGGTATCTGGGGTGCTCTTCTTGGGGGTTGTAGGATGTATGCAAATCCTCACATTGCGGAAGTTGCTGCAAGATATCTTTTCAAGATGGAGCCTGACAATATTGGAAACTACATATTACTTGCCCAGGTTTATGCAAAATCGGAAAGGTGGAAAGACGTCTTAGAGGTGAGGAAACTAATAAGAAAAAAAGGATTTAAAAAGTATCCTGCATTTAGCCAGGTTGAAGGGGAAAAGGGTGTCGTCCATGAATTCTGCGCAGGTGAAATGACCCATCCCAGGTCTAAAGAGATTAAGGAGACACTGCAGGACATCATTAATAGACTAAAATTGATTGGATACGTACCAAACTGTAGTTCGGTGCTTTATGATCTGGGTGAGGATGAGAAAAAGCAGATTTTGATGCATCACAGTGAGAAGCTAGCTTTTGCATACGGGTTAATCACCATAGACGATGGCTGTGCCATTAGAATCGTGAAAAATCTAAGAATATGCGAGGATTGCCACTCATTCATGTGTGGAGCGTCCCAAATTACAAGGAGGGAGATTATAGTGAGGGATAACATGAGATTCCATCACTTCCATGACGGGAAATGTTCCTGTTCTAACTTTTGGTAG